One stretch of Lemur catta isolate mLemCat1 chromosome 2, mLemCat1.pri, whole genome shotgun sequence DNA includes these proteins:
- the LOC123632026 gene encoding dnaJ homolog subfamily C member 30, mitochondrial-like: MEVQRGLRRSRLLLWRLWPAWSFTRHSASGPGLGARTYSRGDGQYSRTALYDLLDVPTTATQAQIKAAYYRQSFLYHPDRNAGSAQAAERFTRISQAYVVLGSATLRRKYDRGLLSDEDLRGPGVRPSRPPTADAGPPRPPPAASRAQDGGRGAPGANCTMFNFDAFYQAHYGEQLERERRLRARREALRKQQEDRAKKGFRWDEVRDTAFIVVLLTIFAVVGFRI; encoded by the coding sequence TGCAAAGAGGTTTGAGGCGGTCGCGGTTGTTACTGTGGAGGTTGTGGCCGGCCTGGAGCTTTACACGACATTCGGCGTCGGGCCCGGGCCTGGGCGCGAGGACTTACTCCCGGGGCGACGGCCAGTACTCGCGCACGGCGCTCTACGACCTGCTGGACGTCCCCACCACGGCCACGCAGGCGCAGATCAAGGCCGCCTACTACCGGCAGAGCTTCCTCTACCACCCGGACCGCAACGCGGGGAGCGCCCAGGCCGCCGAGCGCTTCACGCGCATCTCCCAGGCCTACGTGGTGCTGGGCAGTGCCACCCTCCGTCGCAAGTATGACCGCGGTCTGCTCAGCGACGAGGACCTGCGCGGACCCGGCGTCCGGCCCTCCAGGCCGCCCACCGCGGACGccggccctccccgccccccgccggccGCCTCTCGGGCCCAAGACGGCGGTCGGGGCGCGCCGGGCGCCAACTGCACCATGTTCAACTTCGACGCCTTCTACCAGGCGCACTACGGGGAACAGCTGGAGCGCGAGCGGCGCCTGCGGGCCCGGCGGGAGGCCCTTCGCAAGCAGCAGGAGGACCGGGCCAAGAAAGGCTTCCGGTGGGACGAGGTCCGAGACACTGCTTTCATTGTCGTTCTCCTCACCATCTTCGCTGTCGTCGGCTTCCGTATTTAA